From a region of the Chitinophaga caseinilytica genome:
- a CDS encoding ATP-dependent DNA ligase, translated as MHQFSQLISDLSHSTKTNEKLELLSQYFSTADERDAAWVLALFTGRKPKRTVNSTQLRLWCREATGLPEWLFNECYHTVGDLAETIALLLPPPEKRDGALPLHFWMEALISLEKAPEAEKSAFIRNAWEQLQPGERFVFNKLITGGFRIGVSQGTIVNAIAKAYGMEGAVVSHMIGGNWDPRATTLPQLLHDRHSNPDDSRPYPFFLAHALEGGPSGLGAPADWQAEWKWDGIRGQLIRRNGQVFLWSRGEELITDKFPEIAGLLDYLPDGTVVDGEILAWDTVLQRPLPFQNLQTRIGRKNLTKKQLQDAPVALLAYDLMEWEGQDIRPLPLRERRALLETLVKSVDRPALRISPLIGYGDWEELAVLREQSRGNNSEGVMLKNAGSAYQVGRRRGDWWKWKIDPFTVDAVMVYAQKGHGRRSNLYTDYTFAVRNGDQLVPFAKAYSGLTDAEIGEVDAWVKRHAVEKFGPVRTVKPELVFEIAFEGIAASNRHKSGIALRFPRIHRWRRDKPVSEINTLDDLKQLLATQI; from the coding sequence ATGCACCAGTTCTCCCAACTCATATCAGACCTTTCGCACAGCACCAAAACGAACGAAAAACTGGAGCTGCTCAGCCAATATTTTTCCACGGCCGACGAGCGCGACGCCGCCTGGGTGCTCGCGCTTTTTACCGGACGGAAACCCAAGCGCACCGTCAATTCCACACAGTTGCGCCTTTGGTGCCGCGAGGCCACGGGCCTTCCCGAATGGTTGTTCAACGAATGTTACCATACCGTGGGCGACCTGGCCGAAACCATCGCGCTGCTGTTGCCGCCGCCCGAGAAGCGGGACGGCGCCCTGCCGCTGCATTTCTGGATGGAGGCGTTGATTTCGCTGGAAAAGGCGCCCGAAGCGGAGAAATCCGCATTCATCCGCAATGCCTGGGAGCAGCTGCAGCCGGGTGAAAGATTCGTTTTTAACAAGCTGATCACGGGCGGGTTCAGGATCGGGGTGTCGCAGGGTACGATCGTCAACGCCATTGCGAAGGCTTACGGTATGGAGGGCGCGGTGGTCAGCCATATGATCGGCGGGAATTGGGATCCCCGCGCAACCACGCTGCCGCAGCTGTTGCACGACCGCCACAGCAATCCGGACGATTCCCGGCCTTATCCTTTCTTTCTGGCGCATGCGCTGGAAGGTGGTCCCTCGGGCCTGGGTGCGCCGGCCGACTGGCAGGCCGAATGGAAATGGGACGGCATCCGCGGGCAGTTGATCCGCCGGAACGGACAGGTATTTTTGTGGTCGAGGGGCGAGGAACTGATTACCGACAAATTCCCCGAAATCGCCGGACTACTCGATTATTTGCCCGACGGAACGGTCGTTGACGGCGAGATTTTGGCCTGGGATACAGTGCTCCAGCGGCCGCTGCCCTTTCAAAACCTGCAAACCCGCATCGGCCGTAAAAATCTCACGAAAAAGCAGCTGCAAGACGCGCCGGTGGCGCTTTTGGCGTACGATCTGATGGAATGGGAAGGGCAGGATATCCGGCCGCTTCCGCTCCGTGAGCGCCGGGCGCTGCTGGAAACGCTGGTGAAATCCGTGGACCGGCCGGCGTTGCGGATTTCTCCGTTGATCGGATACGGGGATTGGGAGGAATTGGCGGTGCTTCGTGAACAGAGCCGGGGCAACAATAGCGAGGGCGTGATGCTGAAAAACGCGGGATCCGCGTACCAGGTGGGCCGCCGGCGTGGTGATTGGTGGAAATGGAAGATCGATCCGTTTACGGTGGATGCAGTGATGGTGTATGCCCAGAAAGGCCATGGCCGCCGTTCGAACCTTTATACCGATTATACTTTCGCCGTGCGCAACGGCGATCAGCTTGTGCCTTTCGCGAAGGCTTATTCGGGGTTGACGGATGCGGAAATCGGGGAAGTGGACGCCTGGGTGAAACGGCATGCGGTGGAGAAATTCGGGCCTGTCCGCACGGTGAAGCCAGAGCTGGTGTTCGAGATCGCTTTCGAAGGGATCGCGGCGAGCAACCGGCACAAATCGGGCATCGCACTGCGTTTCCCCCGGATACACCGCTGGCGGCGAGACAAGCCGGTGTCTGAGATCAATACACTGGACGACCTCAAGCAACTCCTGGCGACGCAGATTTAA